From Clostridia bacterium:
TGGCGCCCCTGGTGCGGCCGCAGGAAGTAGTGGTTTCCGGCCCGCGCAGCTGGCTCGAGGAACTCGCCAAGGGGGTAGTAGAGGTCAATATAAGGGGGAGGACTGAGAGCCTTCACCTGTACCTTCCCGTCCGGCTGATCGAGCGCGACGGGGAAGAGGCCCTGCCGGGACCGGAAGTCGATCCTTCGGCGGTGGAAGTATTCGTACCCGTGGCGGTCGCCGGCGTTTCCAAGGAAGTGCCGGTAAAGGTGGCGCTTGAAGGCGATCCGGCCGAAGGTTACAAGCTGGGCCGGATAGCGGTCAGCCCTTCCACGGTGCGGGTTTACGGTGCTCCGGAAGTGCTGGCCGGAATAAAAGAACTGGTGAGCCGCCCGGTAAATATCTCCGGCGCCCGAGAGAGCCTGCAGGTGTTGCTCGACTTCAGCCCCCCGGAAGGACTATACTTATATCCGGTGGCGGTCGCGGCGGTAATCGAAGTGCTGCCGGACCGTAACCGGGAGCCGGAAGCCACATAGCCTAGGAATAGGGGTGACGGCTGGATCATGGGCTCACTGTTCGGCACCGACGGCGTCAGAGGCGTGGCCAACCGGGACCTGGGCCCGGAGCTGGTTTACCGGCTGGGTCGGGCGGCGGCCCACGTGGTTGCCCGCGCCCGATCCCGCCCCCCCATACTGGTAGGGCGTGATCCCAGGGTGTCCGGCGACCTCCTGGAGGCCGCCCTCTGTGCGGGAATAATGTCCACCGGCGCGGACGTGTGGCGCGTGGGAGTGGTGCCCACGCCGGCGGTAGCCTATCTTACCCGGGTCTCGGGGGCGGCAGCAGGCGTGGTTATATCTGCCTCCCACAATCCCGTGGCCGATAACGGCATCAAGATCTTCGGCGGCGACGGCTACAAACTCCCCGACGCGGCCGAAGAGGAGATCGAGGCCCTGGTACGGGGGAATATGAACGGCATACCCTACCCGGTGGGCGAGGGGGTGGGCCGGAGCCTTAACCTTGAGGCGCAGGTCGACCGCTACCTGGAACACGTGCTCCGTACGGTGAAGGTGCGGCTGGAGGGCCTGCGGATCGTGGTGGACTGCGCCAACGGCGCGGCCAGTCAGACCACGCCGAGGGTGCTGCGCGAGCTGGGTGCGGAAGTGGTGTGCCTCAATCACGAGCCCAACGGGATCAACATCAATGCCGGCTGCGGTTCCCTCCACCCCGAGGGTCTGCAGAGGGCGGTGGTGGAGTGGGGAGCCCACCTCGGCCTGGCCCACGACGGCGACGCCGACCGGGTAATAGCCGTGGACGAAAAGGGCCGGCTGGTGGACGGCGACGGGATCATCCTCTCCTGCGCCCTCCACCTCAAGGAGCGGGGAGAGCTGGCGGCCAACACGGTGGTGGTCACGGTGATGAGCAACGGCGGCCTGCACCTGGCCCTGCGGGAGGCGGGCATTGAGGTGCGGGAAACCCCGGTGGGCGACCGCTACGTGCTGGAAGAAATGCTGCGCTGCGGCGCGGTCCTGGGCGGAGAACAGTCCGGCCACGTCATTTTTCTCCGGCACAACACTACCGGAGACGGCCTGATTACCGCCCTCCAGCTCCTGGAGGTAATGGCGGAGCAGGACCAACCCCTGTCCGCCCTGGCGGCACGCCTGCCCCGCCTGCCGCAGGTATTGCTAAACGTGCCGGTTAAAGATAAGGATCGGGCCGTGGCCGACCCCCGCCTGCGCGAGGCGGTAGGGCGGCTTTCCCGGCAGTTGGACGGCCGGGGACGGATTCTGGTGCGTCCG
This genomic window contains:
- a CDS encoding CdaR family protein — its product is MAVEALRRSDWGYKLIALALAFALWLYVTEERNPVADNVLNVPLETRAVPSDLVVAEKPTTVQVRVQGARQAVERLTPRDLQAFVNLSGAHAGANQRPVEVVLPSRVELVEVLPPQASVVLEQVTKTQLPVEVKLTGEPAPGYEVLAPLVRPQEVVVSGPRSWLEELAKGVVEVNIRGRTESLHLYLPVRLIERDGEEALPGPEVDPSAVEVFVPVAVAGVSKEVPVKVALEGDPAEGYKLGRIAVSPSTVRVYGAPEVLAGIKELVSRPVNISGARESLQVLLDFSPPEGLYLYPVAVAAVIEVLPDRNREPEAT
- the glmM gene encoding phosphoglucosamine mutase, giving the protein MGSLFGTDGVRGVANRDLGPELVYRLGRAAAHVVARARSRPPILVGRDPRVSGDLLEAALCAGIMSTGADVWRVGVVPTPAVAYLTRVSGAAAGVVISASHNPVADNGIKIFGGDGYKLPDAAEEEIEALVRGNMNGIPYPVGEGVGRSLNLEAQVDRYLEHVLRTVKVRLEGLRIVVDCANGAASQTTPRVLRELGAEVVCLNHEPNGININAGCGSLHPEGLQRAVVEWGAHLGLAHDGDADRVIAVDEKGRLVDGDGIILSCALHLKERGELAANTVVVTVMSNGGLHLALREAGIEVRETPVGDRYVLEEMLRCGAVLGGEQSGHVIFLRHNTTGDGLITALQLLEVMAEQDQPLSALAARLPRLPQVLLNVPVKDKDRAVADPRLREAVGRLSRQLDGRGRILVRPSGTEPLVRIMVEGPVREELEAVVARLEEVVRQVAG